A DNA window from Castanea sativa cultivar Marrone di Chiusa Pesio chromosome 7, ASM4071231v1 contains the following coding sequences:
- the LOC142642795 gene encoding GDSL esterase/lipase At1g29670-like has translation MACQMKKILFLLLLVLLVLKLQHCVDGTQQVPCFFIFGDSMSDNGNNNNLVTMAKANYQPYGIDFPEGPTGRFTNGRNLVDIIAEHLGFNNSIPPFATARGQEILKGVNYASGAAGIRKETGQQQGDRISLDRQLLNHQVTISNIKILLGNNESLATAYLNKCIYSVAIGSNDYLNNYFLPQFYPTSRIYNQEQYATVLVQQLSQQLLALHKLGALKIALFGLGFLGYTPVELTMCHNNSSCVDNINNAVALFNDKVVTLVNNFNNNLTNAKFIYINTTEISLSSSTFEGSIITNVPCCEVLKNPQPQTKCIPFGTTCSNRSQYSFWDAVHPTEVKYVVYGGRAYRAQSPVDAYPHDIEHLAQS, from the exons ATGGCATGtcaaatgaagaaaatattgtttcttCTGCTTCTCGTATTGCTGGTATTGAAATTGCAACATTGTGTTGATGGAACGCAACAAGTGccttgtttcttcatttttggGGACTCCATGTCTGATAATGGGAACAACAACAACCTTGTGACAATGGCAAAAGCTAATTATCAACCATATGGGATTGATTTCCCTGAGGGACCCACCGGAAGGTTTACCAATGGTCGCAATCTTGTCGATATCATTG CTGAACATCTGGGCTTTAATAATTCCATCCCACCTTTCGCAACTGCCAGAGGTCAAGAAATACTCAAAGGGGTCAATTATGCATCTGGTGCAGCAGGTATTCGCAAGGAAACTGGACAACAACAG GGTGATCGTATAAGCTTGGATAGGCAATTACTAAATCACCAAGTCACAATCTCAAACATCAAGATTCTACTTGGAAATAATGAGTCATTGGCCACAGCTTATCTAAACAAATGTATATACTCTGTTGCAATAGGTTCTAATGACTACCTAAATAATTACTTCTTGCCACAATTCTACCCTACAAGCCGCATATATAACCAAGAGCAATACGCTACGGTTCTCGTTCAACAACTCTCTCAACAATTATTG GCTTTGCATAAGCTTGGTGCGTTGAAAATAGCcctttttgggttgggttttttaGGGTATACTCCAGTTGAACTCACTATGTGCCACAATAATTCTTCATGTGTGGACAACATCAACAATGCGGTTGCACTTTTCAACGATAAGGTTGTCACATTGGTGAATAACTTCAATAATAATCtaacaaatgctaaatttatctACATAAACACTACTGAAATCTCACTTAGCAGCTCTACATTTGAAG GTTCCATAATTACAAATGTTCCTTGTTGTGAAGTGTTAAAAAATCCGCAGCCACAGACCAAATGCATTCCTTTTGGAACTACATGTAGTAACAGGAGCCAATATTCATTTTGGGATGCAGTTCATCCAACTGAAGTCAAATATGTGGTTTATGGGGGAAGAGCATATAGAGCTCAGTCCCCAGTCGATGCTTATCCACATGACATCGAACACCTCGCTCAGAGCTAA
- the LOC142642375 gene encoding GDSL esterase/lipase At5g45670-like: protein MAPMFEPRANMEDLEASFLDKKKKESTKWKEGVFYYTLCSAYALAFCIALTLLMLLGFLLVSNLQKYRVTETSKPQVPCFFVFGDSISDNGNNNDLVTMAKANYQPYGIDFPEGPTGRFTNGRNLVDVIAELLGFASYIPPFATARGEEIVKGVNYASGAAGIREESGQEQGDRICMDRQLQNHQITVSNITKLLGNNESLATAYLNKCIYSVAIGSNDYLNNYFLPQYYPTSSIYNEEQYATVLAQQLYQQLLTLHKLGARKVALFGLGLLGYTPVELATCSTNGSSCVENIDNVVALFNDRLVSLVDDFNTNLPNATFIFINTTQISLNSSSAEVTDVPCCEVLRYPQPQTQCVPFGKECSNRSEYSYWDAVHPTEVAYVVYGERAYRAESPIDSYPFDIESLAQL, encoded by the exons ATGGCACCAATGTTTGAGCCCAGGGCGAACATGGAAGATTTGGAAGCGAGTTTTTTggacaagaagaagaaagagtcgACTAAGTGGAAAGAAGGGGTCTTCTACTACACTCTCTGCTCTGCCTACGCCCTGGCTTTCTGCATTGCTCTg ACTTTGTTGATGCTACTTGGTTTCTTGCTGGTATCGAACTTGCAAAAATATCGTGTTACTGAAACGTCAAAACCACAAGTACCTTGTTTCTTCGTTTTCGGGGACTCGATATCTGATAATGGGAACAATAATGATCTTGTGACAATGGCAAAAGCCAATTATCAACCGTATGGAATTGATTTCCCGGAGGGACCCACTGGAAGATTTACTAATGGTCGCAATCTTGTCGACGTTATTG CTGAACTTCTGGGTTTTGCAAGTTACATCCCACCTTTTGCTACTGCTAGAGGTGAAGAAATAGTCAAAGGGGTCAATTATGCATCTGGTGCAGCTGGTATTCGCGAAGAATCTGGACAAGAACAG GGTGATCGGATATGCATGGATAGGCAGTTGCAAAATCACCAAATTACAGTCTCAAACATCACCAAGCTGCTTGGAAATAATGAATCATTAGCCACAGCTTATCTAAACAAATGTATATACTCTGTTGCAATTGGTAGTAATGACTACCTAAATAATTACTTCTTGCCCCAGTACTATCCTACAAGCAGCATATATAACGAAGAGCAATATGCTACAGTTCTCGCTCAACAACTCTATCAGCAATTATTG ACTTTGCATAAGCTTGGAGCAAGGAAGGTAGCCCTCTTTGGGTTGGGTCTATTAGGGTATACTCCTGTTGAACTCGCCACGTGCAGTACTAATGGCTCTTCATGTGTGGAAAACATCGACAATGTGGTTGCACTTTTCAATGATAGGCTTGTATCACTAGTGGATGACTTCAATACAAATCTACCCAATGCTACATTCATCTTCATCAACACTACTCAAATCTCGCTTAACAGTTCTTCAGCTGAAG TTACAGATGTTCCTTGCTGTGAAGTGTTGAGATATCCACAACCACAAACTCAATGCGTACCTTTCGGAAAAGAATGTAGTAACAGGAGCGAATATTCATATTGGGATGCAGTCCATCCAACTGAAGTCGCATATGTGGTCTATGGGGAAAGAGCATATAGAGCTGAGTCCCCAATTGATTCTTATCCATTTGACATAGAAAGTCTCGCCCAACTCTAA